The window tcatgcaaatgaagagagttggaaagattcaaggttgatcaagactaagtcaagagtgaatcaagttgattaactcataaagcgtagaagatgtaccgagagggatcaagtgatccgatggtatggtaagcattgtccattgtgttttgtgtactaacccatggtctatgtgagagttctatgtggggttaggtacgtgttcatgggcttgcgtcaagaggaagatatcactcaacccatggagaagaaacatcaagtggtgatcgtcatcaagattgtcgtgtgcaagtttaagtggagcatcacgaagagaccaaatgcttgaagcttgccgtccattttggtgtcaatgggcttgtgaagatgtgccgaagagtggctcacccatagtggagtacgggggagcaatcatctagtcttcatcgacccaacacaatctagaaaggtggtccatcttgaggaggacaagttcgtcatcatctagctcaagtggaccatgtgcaaggcaaaggtttgcccttgataggattTCTATTTTTaccagtctcatggtggtagttgggagaccgggctttaggatcgattgtcgtactatcaaggggggctctcgataagTAGCTTTatcgtatcattagtagagagctcaaatgaTTGCATTCTTACATCAtccttcttggttcttgtttggttctccttgtgagatttggagcttggtcatcttgatgacaagctcgagttcatcgaaaacggagttcatgcatcttctatgatgttttcgatgttggaggttctgccggttcttctctgttggaggtttctctcctctgttGTTTTGATGCTACGCGTTGTCTTGTattcaacaagcttgagtttgctcaattcggatctcatttgcagaagttatggtctggttttccttggagcgtACTTGTTTTCGTGGGTTTGGCATAAGGAtggagccagcggtagtaccgctggaccggagcggcagtaccgcgtatcgccacaagcagtagtaccgctgtcccacaacggtagtaccgcccatggccataagcggtagtCCGGTTCCGGTTCCGCGttggtaccgcctcgactcgagacgtggttttctcgtgtcgggttcagcaGCAGTAGGAGCGGTgctcgtgtgcggtagtaccgctgctacCACCGCCCCTAGTACCGCTgggccaagcggcagtaccgctgcggccaacggtagtaccgctggctctaGTGGTAGTGCCGCTCTTACGGCTCTGCCTCGCCCTCTGTTTTGCTCCGCTCTTTGTGTTCTACcgcccgggcggtagtaccgctcgtgcacggactgagcacataacggttggattcgggagctcctataaaagggggtcttcttccccattcaaccttatcctttgagctcgtgttcttcccccattattgaccttctccgagcttgttatctctcaatccctccatggattcttgctagttttggggggaaaagagagaggagatctagatccacatttctaccaatcactttctcctttatgtgaggggaaccccttggatatagatcttgaagttcttggtgttctccttcttgttcttcctctcattttcctccctagcattagttgcttcggtgggatttgggagagaaggacttgggcactccgtgtgcccttgccattgcatttggtgcattggtttgagttctccacggtgatacgtggaagttaaaagttgagaagcttattactcttgggtgcttggtacccttgagcttgttcctcttgggtgcttgggcgccctagacaattggtggtgttcggagctcaatcattgtggtgtaaagctccgggcaggcgtcggggtctctaattaggttgtggagatcgccccgagcaatttgacgggtaccggtgaccgcccccaagggttgccaaagtgtacgggttcggtgaccgtcccCGAGGGTTGCCATttatacgggttcggtgaccgccctcaagggtcccttagtggaatcatggcatcttacattgtgcaagggcgtgaggagattacggtggccctagtggcttcttggggagcattgtgcctccacactgctccaaacggagattagcatccgcaagggtgtgaacttcgggatacatcgtcgtctctgctTGCCTcgtttatctcttacccgagccatttacttatgcactttactttgtgatagccatattgtttcttgtcatatatcttgctatcacctagttgtttatcttgcttagcataagttgttggtgcagataggtgagcctagttgttgtaggttttgtgcttgacaaattaaccgctaggtttattccgcatttgttcaagcctaaaccgtaattattttaaagcgcctattcaccccccctctaggtgacatccacgatctttcacttgTATACCCATGTTAGGAGCCCATGAAAAAGGAGAAGTAGTTTCAACCCTTTATCACATGATTTCGTGTGTCTCCATTTTCGTCGGGCCCCGCAACGTCTACCATGGCCCTGACATTATTGAATCGCTCAGCACCCAGGTGATACAGATCTAGCCGGATGTTGACAACAATGTCCGCGACTGCCATAAGGTTCTGGAACGATTGTGGGAGAAACCAACACATCATCCTACTCCCCTTCAAGGATGGAGGTGTGGATATCATGCGCTCGTGCTACCAAAGGAGTGATGTCGGCGGTGGCCACATGGTGCGGCCTCCACCTCTGCTCCATGATGATGGTGGTTGCCCATTTTTTGGCTAGAGCGGCATGATCATTCCGAAAATAGAGTTGCATCTGTGCGAGGGCTTTACGCTGGGCCTCCAGGGGCTTTGCCTTTGGGTCGTCGCCGACGATCGACGTGTGAAGGACTTCGAGATCTATTGTTGTGGTTTCCTCCTCCACAGGGTTGGTTGTATTCTCGCCACTGGGGTTGTTAGACGAAATCGATGCTTGGAGTGTCAATGTCTGGTTGACCATTAGGACCTCCTTCAACGCTGCTGCTAAAAAgcggtgttgggaaacatagtagaagaaAAATTGGTCATGCGAATAAAACACGGATCACTATGAAGATGCTAAGAGTTTGACCTTTACCAACGAACGCAATAGAGAGAAGAGGTTGGTGAAGATAGTTGCAGATTCCCACAGCTAGGTTATACCTCCTAGTCGCAAGAACTATCCCGATCTATGGGATCAAAGTTACGTTCCCTCTATCGGTATCCACGCGTGCTATATTGGTGATTTGGTAACACTTCGTCGTCCATGAGAAAGATCATCAGGAGAAACTAGAGGGAGAAGCAGCCAAATCAAATAGACGGGAGAGAGGAATGGGGCACAAGGCATCAACGAGGCAACCTCCAAGGGTTTTGGTGTGTTCTAGGAGTTGCCCCTAGCCCTGTATATATAAGTGGATGCCTAGGGTCGTAAATTGGCGAGGGGGGCTCACCAAAGTCGGTCTAGATCGCGTGTAGGAGTCCTTGTATTCAAGGTGGAAATGCCAGGACCGGTGGCGTTTTTGGAAACGTCGGGGCCCGTGGCCTTTCTGCTCCCCCCGAGTCAACCCTTGGCGAACAGACCTATGGCCTTGTGGGCCACCGTGCACCAAGGACCTCTGGATTTGTCCATGAGGTTCTAGGCCACCGCGCACCAGGGACCCTCTGAGATCTCTAAGAACATTTTCGGGAATATTCGGAGCACTTGCAGAACCACCTGAAACTCTTTCATCGCCCATTCTCTATTTTCCTTTATCTCCTAGTTCTCCTACAAACTACTAACCATTAAGTGTGTGACCCTGCAGGTTTTCCTTTATCTCCTAGTTCTCCTACAAACTACTAACCATTAAGTGTGTGACCCTGCAGGTTCAATAATATGCATATATGACCTGGAACAccttccggtcaataatcaatagtgtGATTCTGacacccatattgattcctacatgcaTATGAATATATTTATCAAGGAAACCTTCTTTTtgcgtacacaattccctttgcttCATGATATTTAACAAAATCCAAGGCGAGACTTTTGTCAGTATTCTTGTGAATAAAAAATTTGATCACAATACTAAGTTATCCTCGTTACAGTTTTGTTCTCGTTTCTTGTTTCTGTATCCTTGTATCCTCATGATCATATCATACCATGTCTGGCCAAAAGATGATAGATGCCGTAATATTGAGTGGGCCCGGAGAGTATTATCCATCGTCAAAGGagtaaatcccaatcttgagctatcaaatcCCTAGACATAGTTTTTTGATGTGCCCGAAAGTTGCCTTGATAATCGCCCTATTACTGGTAACGTTTGAAAAACTCCAAAGTGTACCATCCGGCATGAATGTACTTGACACTCTCATGGTTTAAGGATGTGAGTATATGATAACACTTTTATGATTATACTTATAACATTGTGACGATGTGTTCTCGTAGTATATCATTCGGTTGGTCTGTTCAACACCATTGTTCCGTTCACAATGTGCTCTCGTTGTTGCCGGCGTCCTTGCTACTTTAACAATGTTCTATGACCAGGAAAATGGGATCATCATGCAACACATGAGCTAGCCTTAGAAGGCGAGACTAAGACCCTATTTTGTATTTATGTTTCCACACATGCATGTGAGTTTTCCTCTGAATCTCACATTCAAGAAGCATAGCAATTTCTAGCATAGAAATGTAAACATTAGTTATAAACATGGAAATAGATTGTTGATGCAGATCGCAGGCATTGCATGTGCGTTGGATCTTGTGCCCGggatagtgccatgttgtagagacGTGTCTCATCGACTCCGTCGATGATGAAATGCAGGCTCCCAAAGATGGAAACCCGGCCCTCGAAGAGGAGAGCAATGTGGTCAAGGCAATCCGCGGCGTTGGCGATGAAGCTCAGGGTCCAAAGGATCCCAACTTATTATGCTCGCCGGAAGTCGGGGGTTGTAGGCCCTCCAGATTGTTTTGCGTGGATGTCGCCTTTCACGGTCAGCGATCTCCCTTTCCTCTTTCATTGGTCCCATTTGTACATGCGTGTGTCATGTGTTCACTTCGGCTCTCAACTACCCACCAATGTTTCTCTTGCCTTGGCCCACCTATCCATGTGTGAGTACTCTGCTTGGTTCTTGCATATCATTTTCGTAGCCCTACAAATCAAGGGGAGGACGAGAAAAGTGTTGTCTGCATTGGTTGTGTGTGTCGCTTGGTGCTTTGCACGGTGTGTCTACTTCGCAGGGCGTTACATACTACAGTTCAGCCTTGAGCTGCAATGCCGCACAACCCAACAACCCTCACCACACGCTTCTTAGGGTGACCATACACACACCACAACCGTTGCAGAGATTGTGAGATACAGTACTTCTATGAAATTGTTAGTTGAATGGAACGTCTGCGTGGCCGGGAAGTACATCAGGCGTTATTAAAATTCTTGCACTAGACGTACGTTTGGGGCTCATGGAGTCCATATAAAACTTAAAATAGAAGATGAGTACCAAGCATTGTTTGGACTCCGAATTAAATTACTTAAGATCAGTTAATTATTCTTAGTTCTGTTTATTATACGACCATATGGTTAGCTAAGTTGTCTTAATCAACTTATAATGTCCGTGTTGCCCTCCTAGTACCTACAAGCGGCACATCTAATCATTTTATATTGGCATGCTACAACGATTCTTATATGTATTCTCTATAGGTACCCATAATTTTCTTGCGGGGTAGGTACCGACAAATATGTAAATCAAGAATCTAAAACTTAATGTTACACTCCAAATTCTTATACATGCATTGCATAGACGACAACAAACTTATATATTTCGTCCCCCCGTGCTCGCGCCCAAACGCTATAAAGATACATAtgaatatcattgatagaaaaataCGTCAACATCACCGTGCAAGCACTTCCAGCTAGGTCTGTTTGATTTATACCACCATCCTCACACCAGACGTTAAGTACCTTTGATTTATAACATCCGCCCACTAGACGTACTTCACCACTACGTTGGAGACCTTCTTCATCATTTATAGTTAAATACATGCATGGAACTATATAAGACACCCAATTTCATTCGTAGAAACAAAGCAGAGCACACATTGCACACTAGTACTCGCAAGCAATCCATCAAATATACTATGGCCATCTCAAAAGCTTTGATCATTGGCCTCCTCGGATGCCTTTGCTTCTACAGTTCGGTCCTAGCAGCTCGCGAGATCAATGATGACTTATCGATGGTGGCAAGGCATGAGAGCTGGATGATGCAGTACAACCGTGTGTACAAAGACACTACTGAGAAGGCATACCGATTTGAGGTCTTCAAGGACAATGTCGGGTTCATCGAGTCGTTTAACGCCGAGAATCACAAGTTCTATTTGGGCATCAATCAGTTCACCGACCTCACCAACGATGAGTTCAAGGGGACAAAGGCTAACAAGGGGTACAAACCAAGCTTGCAACGGGTTCCTACCAGATTCAGGTACAAGAATCTAAGTCTCGATGCACTTCCGGCAACCGTAGATTGGAGGACCAAAGGTGCAGTCACTCCCATCAAGGACCAGGGCCAATGTGGTGAGTATATTAAGGATAATATGTATTGCATATATGTTTATTTTTTAGAATGTCGTCTGATAGTATCTACTAAAACATAACCATGCGTAGGTTGTTGTTGGGCATTTTCTGCGGTCGCTGCTACAGAGGGCATCGTTAAACTCAAAACTGGCAAGCTTATCTCACTGTCAGAGCAAGAGTTGGTggattgtgatgtccatggtcaagaCCAAGGTTGTGAAGGAGGTCTCATGGATGATGCCTTTAAGTTCATAATCAAGAATGGTGGTCTCACCACCGAGTCCAACTACCCATATACCGCGGCAGATGACAAGTGCAAGAGTGGAACCAATGATGCCGCAACCATCAAAAGCTATGAGGATGTTCCAGCCAACAATGAGGGAGCGCTCATGCAAGCCGTCGCAAGTCAACCTGTCTCGGTAGCTGTAGATGGAGGAGATATGACGTTCCAGTTTTACAAAGGTGGAGTAATGACGGGATCATGTGGCACTGATCTAGACCATGGAATTGCAGCTATTGGTTATGGCAAGACGAGCGATGGCACAAAGTATTGGTTGTTGAAGAACTCATGGGGAACAACATGGGGCGAGAACGGATATTTACGAATGGAGAAGGACATTACCGACAAGAGGGGCATGTGTGGCCTTGCGATGGAGCCTTCTTACCCCACTGCATAGAAGAAGTGCCATACGCCGCATATCCTCCTATGCGAAAAAAATATTACATAATTGCACACGTCCACTTTAATTAAGTATAGTTTCTATGTGTATCTAAATTATGTACAAACATATGTGTTGTATAGTATTTCATGTTCCATGAGTTCAATGAATACAATGTAAATTATGCCACATATATAAAGATTGAAGAATTTGTGTTAGCTATATCATTCAGAGACTGTTAATTGTGCCGCCTCTTTTGCCTTCATGCATACATAATGAACTACTCCCtcagttcccaaatataagtcttttttagagattaCACTATAAAGACCACATTCGGATGTATATAGGCTCCTTTTAGAGTATAGGTTCACTAATTTTGCTCCATATGCAATCtacattgaaatctctaaaaagacttatatttaggatcaGAGGAAGTATTTGACTAGTTCTTATTTTTATGATaatcttggaaccatataaataatATGTGAAAATGGTGGAGTTGATTTATAAATAAATGTTGAAGCGTGGAGGTGGAACAACATGATGAATGTCAATTCGTAAATCTTGAGGAAATGAATTATGATGGAACATTCTCTCTCCCAATTGTTACTGTCCTGGTCGTTCAACCCACAACACCAACCAGACCAGAGATAGCTTTTCTTTCCCCTCTCACAAGGCGACTAGGGAAAGCCTGTCTCCCCTCGATCTCCGCCGGTGAGTCCGTGGATTTGTCTCCCATCCACCTGCCGCTCCGGCGGTCGGTGACGGGGAGGGGGTTTCTGGTGCCTCAGTTCCGCCTAGCAGATAGGTACGGTTTTATTCCTCGCAGGGGCGGCGTTTGGACGGATGACGACACTTCTTCTTTGAGTCAGTTTTCCGGGCTTTGATCCTCCTCAAGTTCGTCTGTTGGGATGGATTAGACGGAACTCCGGCATAGATTCCTGTCAGCTTTCGGGGcggcgaggttagggtttctcgccaTGCGTATCCAACGGCGATATTTGGTGTCAAATTATTCAGATCGATTTAAGGATTCAACGGCGACGATTGCGGCTCCGGGACACTGGTCAGGCCGGCTCCGATATGGCCCAGACAAGGGGCATGTGCACGAAGACGTCCGGTTGTTATCGACAAGGTCAGACCGGCACCGGTATGGGAACGGCGACAGTAGTGCGTCAGTGGCTCGTTCTGGCGGAGGCAATGGTTGTTCGGTGGTCCATAGacctcaatgtaatttttattatgtttgaggtatTTTGTAATTCTGATGAATCTTTATAACAGATCTGatcttttcgcaaaaaaaaaaaagaacccCACAACGCCAGGCGCATGCTTCCTGCATACATGTACTAAAATCCAACAAACTAAAAGTTGTGCTTTCGTAGAGTTGCAGTAGTATGCAAAGCACTGGCGCGTTCAAGGTCCCGTCGTGAACATTGATGTTATGTTTGTGCTGTGAGGTTCCAAACGTGGACAAGCCAGTTTACCAGCAAATTTGTAGCGCTGTGCAACTCTCGGTGCCGAGGCTTGCTGTGGGCACCTCGAGCCCGTGCTGTGGTGGAAGAAGGCGAATATTGAAGAGGCACGAGCCCTGCCTGACGCCACGCAGGTGTCGTGGAGCAGCCCGCCGAAGCTCCGAGTTACGAGTGCTCTTCCGATGGCTGACACGCCGGCCGAGCCAGTTGGGTTCTGGCGACTCCGGCTGACTCGGTGTCCAGCCTACTCGTTGTACACGGAGAGCATTGTCGCTCAGCAcggtcggtcggggcatgtggtggATGTGTTCTCTTCGCAGAGCGCCTCAAGTTGCTGGTGTTAGCCAGGGTAGTTATGGAGTCTGTATTCTTGTATTGTATACGGCTTAGGTAGCTTTGACCGTGCAGCAGTTTTGTTGAGTAGTGCTGCACGTCGGTCGGTAGTGGCACACCCACGATCCCGCTCGGCTGCGGCCAGCGCCCTGTATAACTCTGCAGCCTCGAGCATAATCGATGTGTGTTGAATCCTATTTTCTTCCTCCCTCGCAACATGGTATCAGACGCCTCGGACCCGCTTCCGCCACCACCATGGATGACAACCCTGTCCTCTCTCCCCGCTCCTCTGTCCACGGCGCTGCCGATGTTCTCGACGCGGCTGCTGGCGTCCTCAACGCCGAGCCGCTTCAGCAGGCTGCTCCCGTCGCCCAGCCCGTCGCCCCACCTATCCTTCCACCTCCCCTGTCGGTTTCCTCCGCCATCCTCCAAACCGTCGATATTCGCCGCCACGTTCCTGTCGCCCTGGATCTCCTCGCCGGCAACTACTCTCAGTGGAGGCGTCACTTTGATACGGTGCTCGGCATGTTCGGGCTCGACGCgcacgtcgacgccaccacggcggtcCCTCGCCCCCGTGATCCTGAGTGGTAGATGGCGGACCACACCGTTGTCCACTGGCTGTACTCCACGATCTCGCCGGAGCTCCAGGAGGCGGTCATGCATCCCGAGGATACCGCCTTGGCCGTGTGGCGCGCTCTCGACGACATCTTCCGCAACAATCAGCTGGCGCGCGCCGTGTACATCGACGCCGAGTATCACGCCGTCGTCCAGGGGGACATGACCGTGATGCAATACTGCACCCGGCTCAAGAGCTTCGCCGATCAGCTCCGCGACCTCGGCCAGCCGGTGACGGATCCTCGTCAGGTTTTCCATCTCGCCTACGCGGTCTTAACCGCCAGTATCACTCTGTGATCCCCCATATCACCTCCCAGGATCCGCTGCCCTCGTTTCTTCAGGTGCGCTCATTCCTTCTCTTAGAGGAACACCGCGCTGCGCAGACCGCTCGTCTGCAGTCTGCCCACGCCCTTTGGGCTGGTCGTGGCTCTCCTTCATCGCCGGCCCCAGCTCCGGCTCCGGATCCCGGCAACAACAACAGCGCGCGCGGACGCGGGTGTGGTCGCCGCCGCGGCTGTGGCAACGGCGCCGCTCCTGCTTCTCCAGCTGCACCGGCGCCCCGCGCGCCCATCTGCCCCGCTCCGACGCCGGGTGCCAACTCCTGGACGGGCCTCATCCAAGCCTGGCCGATGCAGTGGTGCGCCCCAGGCACCGGTGTCCTCGGACCCCGGCCGGGCACGATGCATCAACAGGCTATGTTCGCCGCTCCCTACGGCGCTCCGGGCGGCGCGCCTCCTGGCTATGGCGCCACCAGCGGGCCTCCGCCCGTCTACGGCCCGCCTCCCTCCTACGGGTCCCCAGGCGCCAGTCCGTCCACCGTGCCACCACCGGCGTGGGACATACAGTCGCTGCAGGCAACGCTCCACAGCGCCTCCGCGGGGCCGTCTTCATCAGGCACTTCCGGCGAGTGGTACCTCGATTCCGGCGCCTCTGCCCTCATGTCTTCGAACCCTGGTAATCTTCACTCTCTTCGCCCCTTTCACTCGC is drawn from Triticum dicoccoides isolate Atlit2015 ecotype Zavitan chromosome 6B, WEW_v2.0, whole genome shotgun sequence and contains these coding sequences:
- the LOC119322671 gene encoding senescence-specific cysteine protease SAG39-like, which codes for MAISKALIIGLLGCLCFYSSVLAAREINDDLSMVARHESWMMQYNRVYKDTTEKAYRFEVFKDNVGFIESFNAENHKFYLGINQFTDLTNDEFKGTKANKGYKPSLQRVPTRFRYKNLSLDALPATVDWRTKGAVTPIKDQGQCGCCWAFSAVAATEGIVKLKTGKLISLSEQELVDCDVHGQDQGCEGGLMDDAFKFIIKNGGLTTESNYPYTAADDKCKSGTNDAATIKSYEDVPANNEGALMQAVASQPVSVAVDGGDMTFQFYKGGVMTGSCGTDLDHGIAAIGYGKTSDGTKYWLLKNSWGTTWGENGYLRMEKDITDKRGMCGLAMEPSYPTA